A part of Neodiprion pinetum isolate iyNeoPine1 chromosome 4, iyNeoPine1.2, whole genome shotgun sequence genomic DNA contains:
- the LOC124216782 gene encoding uncharacterized protein isoform X3, translated as MYWTYSQVLTLLLTTLIVDGGSLTKQESPEVKTSRNIKRSPLELGLVSFELDPSHGGHFRVIHKSIPVTSKSRTISTTSTVSSEKHPAGDHVLIPVDLANNEHHVIFPIVDKIHQIDPRVVVDHKELLLDHAAKVVLDQKHLVLDRSSEKTIVLAPRPLVLSPSGHRNLIVGEPNSHTVFFAHKPVLVGRNEHGTNVLVHSRSKTLVHKNIGLGGNRAVLLTPKNQIHEIIVHRHVSKPVPDHEDEDHNVNVFRSHYGGFGVGLNYGGHGAGHGFHVPVF; from the exons ATGTATTGGACGTATAGTCAG GTCCTGACGCTTCTCCTGACAACCCTAATCGTGGACGGAGGATCCCTGACAAAGCAAGAAAGTCCCGAGGTGAAGACGTCGAGGAATATAAAACGCTCGCCGTTAGAGTTGGGGTTAGTTTCATTCGAGCTGGACCCAAGCCACGGCGGACATTTCAGAGTGATCCACAAAAGCATTCCGGTTACGTCAAAGTCCCGTACAATTTCAACAACCTCGACAGTTTCGAGCGAGAAACATCCAGCCGGGGATCACGTCCTGATTCCCGTGGATCTGGCTAACAACGAGCATCACGTGATCTTCCCCATCGTTGACAAGATCCATCAAATCGATCCGAGGGTCGTCGTTGACCACAAAGAGCTCCTGCTCGACCACGCGGCAAAAGTTGTTCTTGACCAGAAGCACCTGGTCCTCGATAGATCCTCGGAGAAAACCATCGTCCTCGCTCCCAGACCCCTCGTCTTGAGTCCTTCGGGACACCGGAACCTCATCGTCGGAGAGCCCAACTCCCACACGGTGTTCTTCGCGCACAAGCCAGTCCTGGTGGGCCGAAACGAGCACGGAACTAACGTCCTTGTTCACTCACGATCAAAAACGTTAGTCCACAAGAACATTGGCCTCGGAGGCAACAGGGCCGTCTTGCTCACCCCGAAGAACCAAATCCACGAGATAATCGTTCATAGACACGTGTCGAAGCCGGTTCCAGATCATGAAGACGAAGACCATAACGTGAACGTATTTAGGAGCCACTATGGTGGCTTTGGTGTTGGACTGAATTATGGCGGACACGGAGCAGGTCACGGCTTCCATGTGCCTGtcttctga
- the LOC124216782 gene encoding uncharacterized protein isoform X1 — translation MIKNTFVIDHKLVLTLLLTTLIVDGGSLTKQESPEVKTSRNIKRSPLELGLVSFELDPSHGGHFRVIHKSIPVTSKSRTISTTSTVSSEKHPAGDHVLIPVDLANNEHHVIFPIVDKIHQIDPRVVVDHKELLLDHAAKVVLDQKHLVLDRSSEKTIVLAPRPLVLSPSGHRNLIVGEPNSHTVFFAHKPVLVGRNEHGTNVLVHSRSKTLVHKNIGLGGNRAVLLTPKNQIHEIIVHRHVSKPVPDHEDEDHNVNVFRSHYGGFGVGLNYGGHGAGHGFHVPVF, via the exons ATGATCAAGAATACTTTCGTGATTGACCATAAATTG GTCCTGACGCTTCTCCTGACAACCCTAATCGTGGACGGAGGATCCCTGACAAAGCAAGAAAGTCCCGAGGTGAAGACGTCGAGGAATATAAAACGCTCGCCGTTAGAGTTGGGGTTAGTTTCATTCGAGCTGGACCCAAGCCACGGCGGACATTTCAGAGTGATCCACAAAAGCATTCCGGTTACGTCAAAGTCCCGTACAATTTCAACAACCTCGACAGTTTCGAGCGAGAAACATCCAGCCGGGGATCACGTCCTGATTCCCGTGGATCTGGCTAACAACGAGCATCACGTGATCTTCCCCATCGTTGACAAGATCCATCAAATCGATCCGAGGGTCGTCGTTGACCACAAAGAGCTCCTGCTCGACCACGCGGCAAAAGTTGTTCTTGACCAGAAGCACCTGGTCCTCGATAGATCCTCGGAGAAAACCATCGTCCTCGCTCCCAGACCCCTCGTCTTGAGTCCTTCGGGACACCGGAACCTCATCGTCGGAGAGCCCAACTCCCACACGGTGTTCTTCGCGCACAAGCCAGTCCTGGTGGGCCGAAACGAGCACGGAACTAACGTCCTTGTTCACTCACGATCAAAAACGTTAGTCCACAAGAACATTGGCCTCGGAGGCAACAGGGCCGTCTTGCTCACCCCGAAGAACCAAATCCACGAGATAATCGTTCATAGACACGTGTCGAAGCCGGTTCCAGATCATGAAGACGAAGACCATAACGTGAACGTATTTAGGAGCCACTATGGTGGCTTTGGTGTTGGACTGAATTATGGCGGACACGGAGCAGGTCACGGCTTCCATGTGCCTGtcttctga
- the LOC124216782 gene encoding uncharacterized protein isoform X2 yields the protein MITFALKVLTLLLTTLIVDGGSLTKQESPEVKTSRNIKRSPLELGLVSFELDPSHGGHFRVIHKSIPVTSKSRTISTTSTVSSEKHPAGDHVLIPVDLANNEHHVIFPIVDKIHQIDPRVVVDHKELLLDHAAKVVLDQKHLVLDRSSEKTIVLAPRPLVLSPSGHRNLIVGEPNSHTVFFAHKPVLVGRNEHGTNVLVHSRSKTLVHKNIGLGGNRAVLLTPKNQIHEIIVHRHVSKPVPDHEDEDHNVNVFRSHYGGFGVGLNYGGHGAGHGFHVPVF from the exons ATGATCACGTTCGCGTTAAAA GTCCTGACGCTTCTCCTGACAACCCTAATCGTGGACGGAGGATCCCTGACAAAGCAAGAAAGTCCCGAGGTGAAGACGTCGAGGAATATAAAACGCTCGCCGTTAGAGTTGGGGTTAGTTTCATTCGAGCTGGACCCAAGCCACGGCGGACATTTCAGAGTGATCCACAAAAGCATTCCGGTTACGTCAAAGTCCCGTACAATTTCAACAACCTCGACAGTTTCGAGCGAGAAACATCCAGCCGGGGATCACGTCCTGATTCCCGTGGATCTGGCTAACAACGAGCATCACGTGATCTTCCCCATCGTTGACAAGATCCATCAAATCGATCCGAGGGTCGTCGTTGACCACAAAGAGCTCCTGCTCGACCACGCGGCAAAAGTTGTTCTTGACCAGAAGCACCTGGTCCTCGATAGATCCTCGGAGAAAACCATCGTCCTCGCTCCCAGACCCCTCGTCTTGAGTCCTTCGGGACACCGGAACCTCATCGTCGGAGAGCCCAACTCCCACACGGTGTTCTTCGCGCACAAGCCAGTCCTGGTGGGCCGAAACGAGCACGGAACTAACGTCCTTGTTCACTCACGATCAAAAACGTTAGTCCACAAGAACATTGGCCTCGGAGGCAACAGGGCCGTCTTGCTCACCCCGAAGAACCAAATCCACGAGATAATCGTTCATAGACACGTGTCGAAGCCGGTTCCAGATCATGAAGACGAAGACCATAACGTGAACGTATTTAGGAGCCACTATGGTGGCTTTGGTGTTGGACTGAATTATGGCGGACACGGAGCAGGTCACGGCTTCCATGTGCCTGtcttctga